In the Populus nigra chromosome 2, ddPopNigr1.1, whole genome shotgun sequence genome, TCAACAAGATGCCCTCAGCTAAGCTATGTCGTTTTGCATGGTACTGAAGCAACAATCTGTATGCACCATCCTTCCTGTCTTGCGCTGGGTCGGGTAAATCCCTTCCATATACTGGGACTCCATAACCTGGCAGCAACAATCTGTATGCACCATCCttccagtttttattttttggaatttgtgTTTCTTAAAGATTTGatgaaatataattgaaattatcgTATTCGTCattctataaaaattaagaatatccTTAAATGGTATCATATCATTGtttttagtccttaattttctaaaatactttttttaattgtattttttgtaaagGGTTTTAATTAGAAGTATTGtaggaaaataattttggatatttgtttttaggaCGAAGGGAGTATAAAATTTATCCATAGGAATAAGAATTGAGAAGCCCAATCTGACAGCTAGAAGAACTGAGAAACTTGTGTGCAAAATGAACTGACATAACAAAAGCCTACTGGAGCCCAATATATTAACAGGCCCAGCAAAAAATCCAGGAGGCACCCCCAATCGAAGAGAGGCAAATAATTGTAGATGTGTAGTAGGTGTGGTCTCCGTGGATTGAAGGAAGAGAATAAACTGAAATCGGAGAGGAAAAGATGATATACCGTAAATGGAGTCTGCTAACAGGGCCAATGGTAATCTTGGGCGGGATCATGGGCACTGCTGTCGCCGTTCGCGTCCTTTTCTTCGAAGTAAAGTCCTAACCCTAGTTTTTCCATTTCAGTTTTAGTCGCTATGAAAGTTTactatatttcaattatttctttattttttttaaaatctgatcGAGTAATTTATCTTCCAATATATGTTGTTACCTCAAATCAGAAAGAAGAAATGAATCTTTTtagtgttcttttttttcttcttaattttctatGGTGACAAATTGATGACcaagaaagtaaagaaaaaacttaactGGTTACTAATTAATCCAAGTTTTTGTTCCTGATCTTTATCATTAATAGTTCTGATTATATATTTCATGTAGCTGTTTTTGCTAATACTCTGAAatttaaacattattattaCCAAACTGTAGAAATCTTAACAATCCATTTAATGTCAGCCGAAAATCATCGTCAGGTGATTCCATCTGCGCATGATTTCCTCCCATGATATGAGTCACCACCCCTTGATCACTTATACTACCACCACCCCTTGATCACTTATACTACCCCAAACATCTCAACTGTAGATCTTATGAAAACAGATACTAGATACGAGTGGTGTCATTTTCATCGGAAACACTTAGCAATATGAAGCTGGGAAAGCAGTGTGTTCCAGCtacatttttttcccttgaagATTCTGTCGTCTCATAATTTAGGATTTGCTTAAGTGATGTGATTGGACATGCTTGGAAGTCTATTTTTATAGCCCACTCTTGAATATCTTTTTTGGACATGTTCCTCTAGCTGgaaattgttttgtgttttagtTGTGAGTAATCATGAATTGTCTAATACCTTGTTATATGTTTGaaattttcagaatccatatcTTAAACCAGAGCAGAAGAAGCAGGATTCAACACCATTGACCAAATAGAATGGAGGTGAAATGTGTTACGAATGCATTGTAATCTTTGATGGGAGTTTGTGTTCTTTTTATTACAATGGATCTTCCAAAGCTGCTATGAGAGACATGAGTTTTTAGCTGAATAATAATGTGGAGATTTTAAATCAACATTTGAGTAACTGTTTTAGTTGTTTCTTAATAGTTCAAACACTAAGCTCTTTTGGCTTTAAATCTCATATAGAGTCTTCCAAAAGAAAGCATAATTCAACTGCTTGCTTTGGTTTATGACGGTTGCtgtgaagtttttttaataattgttttgttaattCCTGTCACAAGAAGTAAGTGAAAGGCTGCAGCCGCCACAACACACTTGCTGTGAATTTCACATGAAATGTGACTGTGCTTATGAATTTTTGGTAAAAATaatgcttttctttctttcatgttctgtttttctttctgtAAAATACCAGCTCAGATTTAGTTTCTACATTTTTTCCTGAGAAATTGCATTGTTTGTCTATACATGTAACCAGAAGCCAAAGAGTTTGGTCAAAGAAACTAAGTTATAttgatttttcaagtaaaaaactaaCATAATTAGGCAATTCAGTGGTATCATATTTTAATGCTCTGTGCTGGTAGCCATAGAATTCCATTGGCACAATGATTGGGGAAAGAGTCGTAGGCATATCCTATGATGAAGATTTGGCCTTTGCCATTCAAGAGAAGCGGCATTGTCTGGATTCTCCCTCAAGTATATTAACTTGCAACtttacatgttattttatttgctattgAAGGGTTAAAATTTAGGAGTCAAAAAGCTATCACTGTTTGTTGATAAAAACATGGTCTTACAATTTTGTACTGTGTAATACGTTGTATGCATTGTCTGAGCTGATTTCAACTGGACAAGctgtttcatttcctttttgcTCAACAATCGCGTTGCCTCCCTCAAGTCCCAGGGAGAGCCTTTATAATGTAGACATAGTTGAACCTTGGAAATGCTTGGGTAAGTCGAATGCGACCTACCAATGGGCTAGTGGCAAGGGCAACTAAATTCATCTGGCAAGCTTGTGTTTTTGTtgttctccaaaaaaaaaagtggttttGAATTGACCTCCTCGGATGACTGGTTGAGCCGCAGGGTATTTTATCAATGCTATAGTGGTTTCAAGTAGATGCTAACACTTTTACTGACTGATGATGCGTTTACTAGCTTTGTTTTGCTACCTGATGCAGCAGCTTGTGGCTGGTGATTTACTATTTAGTTATTCTGTTCTCTAGTCGTTAGCATTTATGCATCGAATAACATGAGAAATGCATCATagtatgaaaaacatttttttgtgtGAAAGCACCAAATCAAATGGCAAATGTGctatatgttaatattattattatattttgaggGTGCATATGATTACAACTGAAAAGCTGTGCTGGTCCTGTTGGACCCAAAACAAAGAACAGTGTAGGTTTTCTACGAAAGAACGACTGTAAATTCAAAGTGTATGACAGAATAGGTTCTTGATTTACAAAAGCCAACCCAACAGGTGTACAAAGGCAGGGTAATGGCATCCCCAGTAAGGTAGGCACAACCCAAGGAAAATCAgctgtttatttttatccaataCCGATTCCCACTTCATTCAATCATCGAAATCTTATTCAGCGAAgcttataaagaaaaatcatggaATAGCTGAGCCTAGCAAACATCTATCATTGATATATTCCACCATTGACTATCATCTCCATCACCAAATCATTCCAAGAGTCTATTGGCCCTGGCAAGCACCAGTGTAAGCAATCATTCTGAACTTTAGCATTCTTATCTTCTGCAAATGGCTGGAACTGCCTGTATGGTCCTGGGTGCCCATCTGGTCTCAACAATGATAATCGAGTCGTATCCAGAAGTTTCAAAGCCACCTCCTTTTCAGGCCCTAATGCTGTAGCCTTCTCGAATTCTTCCAGTTCAATATTATGCATTATTGTGTCTACATCGGTCATATTAACCTCATCTTCTTTGAAGGGTACCTTTCTATTGCAAGTGCCCCCACTAAACCATTCTCCATTCTCGAAGTGGTCTGGCGTAGTCGTTCGAAAGAAAGCAAGAGCTCTTTGACCAGAGTTTGTAATGAAGTTAAAAATCAGCTGCATTGCTTTGCGATATGCATAATCAAACCCTAGCTCAGTCAAATTCTTTCCAGGGCAGTAATGGCAGCCTGTAACCACATTGTTCTCATGGTATATGGCAGTTTTCAGGAACCATTTCCCTCCAGCAATTATTGCATAATCAAGATTCCTATATTGATCGGTccattttttatcaagtttatcTAGATGAAGCTGGATTTCTGAAGAGGAAACTCCATTCATGTCTTCAAAAATATCTGCTTTGATAAGGAACGGGGTCC is a window encoding:
- the LOC133681730 gene encoding protein trichome birefringence-like 25, with the translated sequence MVKEMRSVVNPFSPPKHNNVIIKFAVSFLLVGLAFHLLISDSFRFSSVVETPVPANEETEPESLVASLPAEEPVSNDFAANESQTSQPGKCDLFVGDWIPDPSGPFYTNQSCLQIEGHQNCMKNGRPDSGYLHWRWNPRGCSLPRFNPKKFLRLMRNKSWAFIGDSISRNHVQSLLCTLSQVEQAVQVYHDEEYRSKIWRFPSHNFTLSVIWTPFLIKADIFEDMNGVSSSEIQLHLDKLDKKWTDQYRNLDYAIIAGGKWFLKTAIYHENNVVTGCHYCPGKNLTELGFDYAYRKAMQLIFNFITNSGQRALAFFRTTTPDHFENGEWFSGGTCNRKVPFKEDEVNMTDVDTIMHNIELEEFEKATALGPEKEVALKLLDTTRLSLLRPDGHPGPYRQFQPFAEDKNAKVQNDCLHWCLPGPIDSWNDLVMEMIVNGGIYQ